A stretch of DNA from Enterococcus gilvus ATCC BAA-350:
AAGAAGACGAAACAATAAAAATCGATAAAAATTACGATATACGAAAGCAAAAAAACATCGAGAAAAAAGCTGAAATTGCTAATATAGCCTTTCCTTTGATCGCAAACGGCGAATGTATCGTTTTAGATGCAAGTTCTACTTGCTATGAGTTAGCTAAATTGATCAGTCAATCCGATTTGCGGATCACTGTATTGACAAATGGATTACGCACCGCATCACTTCTGAAAGAAAACTTGAATTTGACTGTTGTATTGATCGGCGGCGTCGTAAAGGGTAGTTCGAATGCAGTCGAAGGAACTTTAGGTATCGAGATTTTGAAAAAGGTAAACATCGACACACTCTTCACCTCTGCTTATGCAATCTCTGCCACAGAAGGATTATCTGATTTCAATTTATATGAAGTGGAATTGAAGAAACGAATGGTCGAACTTGCTTCTCAAACAGTTGCATTGATTGATAGTTCGAAATTTGAAAAAAAATCCATTGCTACTTTTGCTACGTTATCTCAATTAAATACATTAATAACAGATAGCGAAATTCAAGATGGGGTAAAAAAGCATTACAGCTCTGTCGTTAAATTTTTAGAATAAAAACCGATTGGCGCGTATTCT
This window harbors:
- a CDS encoding DeoR/GlpR family DNA-binding transcription regulator; the encoded protein is MYTNQRREKILVLLQERESVSVNDLTDLLAVSKATIRSDLNYLSDNNMLIRTHGGATRTKEDETIKIDKNYDIRKQKNIEKKAEIANIAFPLIANGECIVLDASSTCYELAKLISQSDLRITVLTNGLRTASLLKENLNLTVVLIGGVVKGSSNAVEGTLGIEILKKVNIDTLFTSAYAISATEGLSDFNLYEVELKKRMVELASQTVALIDSSKFEKKSIATFATLSQLNTLITDSEIQDGVKKHYSSVVKFLE